A stretch of DNA from Spirosoma endbachense:
CCAATCAGTATCCGTATCAGAACCGTACCGGGCAGCGTTTAGGCCAAAACTTCGGACTGATTGCCGAAGGTCTTTACAATACCTGGGAAGAGGTTAATGCCTCAAATCGACCTGTCTACTCCTATCAGAATAACAAAGTTCAACCCGGAGATATAAAGTACAAAGATTATAACGGGGATGGGGTCATCAACAACTTTGATGCTGTCCCGATTGGCTATTCCAATTTGCCTGAGAAAACATTTGGCGCTTCGATTGGGCTCACATTCAAAGGATTCGATTTGTCGGTGCTGTTTCAGGGTGTTGGTAACGTATCGCATTATTACACACGTTTCCAGCGAGGAACTGGCTACGGTCAGGCACCGCCCGAGGGGTCACCCAACTACATGAACGAAAGCTGGACGCAGGAACGCTACGACGCTGGATTACCTATCCAGTTTCCACGGTTTTCGGTCAACAGCAATCCGAATGGGGAAGGGTCTTCTTACTGGCTGGCAGATGCCAGCTATGTGCGGATAAAAAATGCTGAAATAGGCTACAGATTGACCGAAGGACTGCTCAAAAAGCTGCATATCAGCGCGTGCCGCATCTATGTAAACGCCAATAACCTGTATACATGGAAACACATGTATCCGGGTATTGACCCCGAAAATACGGCAACAGGAGATACCAACACAGAGCCTTACCCACTTGTCAGAACCATCAATACCGGTATAAACCTGAGCTTCTAATTACCGCCGTCATGAAAAAAATAGTATCCTTCATTACTATACTCGTTTGCTGTTTTATTACGACCTCCTGTAATAAAAACTTTTTAGATAAAGCGCCTGGCGTGGATTTGACAGAAGACAATGCCTTTCTGAACAAAGCCAATCTGGAGACTTTTATCACGACGATTTACCGGTATGGCGTCCATTCGAATTTCCGATACCGGATTCAAGGCGAAGCCGTTACAACGCCCGCCAGTTACTACATTCCATTCTCGGGCGTAAACACCACCGACTGTATTCATCCCAGCTCCAGTATCAGCGATGAAGGCGATGCATCGGAAGCATCTTTTGTGCATAGTAACCGATGGAATGAGGGTACCGTACTGCCTGCCACGATTGTTAACCTGGAAGACTTCCGGTATTATATTCGGTGGATAGCCTTGCGCCAGATCAATCTTGTTCTGAAACGGATCAATGAAGTGCCCGATGCCGATGAGGCCTATAAAAAGCAGGTTATTGCTGAAGTTAAGTCCTTACGGGCTCTAAATTATCTGGAAATGCTCAAACGCTATGGGGGTGTTCCTATTGTCGATCAAGTGTATGAGCCCGGTGAAAAAGCAGTAGTACCCCGAAGCTCCTTTAGTGATTGTGTAAAGTTTGTTGTCAAGGATATCGACGAATCGGTCCCCAACCTACCGGCCGTTTATTCGGCTTCGCAGACAGGTCGGGTAACTGCATTGGTAGCACTGGCCATCAAAGCCGAAGTGTTATTGTATGCCGCCAGTCCGCAATATAATACCGCAACACCTGTACTGCCTATGGCCAATGCGGCCGACAATGCCCTGATCTGCTATGGTAATTTTGACCAGACCCGTTGGCAGGTAGCTGCCGATGCCGCTAAAGTAGCCCTCGATTATGCCTTGGCCAATGGCTATGGGCTTATTGACGACCCCGCGAACCGAAATCCAAAAGAACTGGATAATGGCACCGTAGGGCCACTGGGCAATTACCGGGTATCCTGGGAAACCACCAATAACAAAGAGTTGATATTCATGTATCAGGGTGGTGCTAATAATGCCAATGGTATTACGAACATAGGGAATGCACCCCTGACCTTCTGGAACGCATCCTGTTTTGGTTCATTCTGGAGTGGCATTAGTATGCCGTTGAATTTTCTGAAGAAGTACGAAAAACTCGACGGTACTCCTCAAACCTGGGACGCTGCCGGCGGAACGGACTTGATGGCAAAATATGCCGAGTTGGACCCACGGTTCAAGCAGTCGGTGATCTATACCAACGGCTATTATACGGCCCGCGATCCAATTGCCCAGATCTACAACGGTGGTAAAGACTATGTGAACTGTAAGGGCGGGCTATGGTTGCGGAAATACATACCCCGCAATGCGACCAGTGCCAATTTTGTCATGAACGATGTACTGTTTCGGGTCAACGAATTGTACCTCAACTACGCCGAAGCCCTAAATGAAGCCGCGGGTCCTGTACAGGCAGCCTATGATGCTGTCAATACCATTCGAACCCGTTCCGGTATGCCTAATCTGCCGCAGGGACTTACCAAAGAGCAATTCAGGCAGCGGGTTCGTAATGAAATTGCCATTGAAATGCTTAATGACGATCACCGTTTTTGGGATGTCAAACGCTGGTTAATTGCTGAGGAAGAAGGCATTATGAAGGGGAATATGGATGGGTTGCAAATTACCCGGACGGGTACGGCGCCTAACTACAAATATTCCTGGAAGCCCTACACATTTGAGACAAGGACATTCAACAAGAACATGTACCTGCATCCTTTCCCATTGACAGAAGTGCTTAAAGGGAATTTAGTCCAGAACCCCGGTTGGTAAGCTTGGAATTTGACGCTGGGCGGCAAACCCGCAGGGCGGCATTCCTTACTATACCCTATTAACCAACTTCCTTCGCCACAATGAAACGATACTATACACTAAACTTTTTCCCTGTCTTCCTTCTAACCCTGTTGCTGAGTAAAAACGTACAGGCACAAAAGGGGACAAGTCAACTGTCTGCCCTCGATAGCGTCACGGTTTTGCCAATGTCGGCGTTCAAACCTATTGGCTACGGCACCCAGGTTAAGCAACAGATCACAAGCGCTATTTCAACCGTGTATGGGGCGGATCTTGAAAAAAACTTTTCGCTTAATCTCGGTAACACCCTCTATGGGCGTCTGGCTGGTTTATCCGTTGCACAGGGCGGGTCGGAGCCGGGGGCTTCTACACCCAGTCTCTTTGTTCGGGGTTTAAATACGTTCGGTGCGGCTGGCAATGCCCCACTTTATGTTATCGATGGCTACATCAGCAATGGATCGGGTCCAGCCAATTCATTTATGCAGCTGGTACCCGAAGAAATTGAAACGATTACGGTTCTAAAAGATGCTTCGGCCACGGCCATTTACGGGGCTCGCGGGGCCAATGGGGTCGTGTTAGTGACAACCAAAGTGGGTAAAGAAGGCCCGTTGAGAATTTCCTTTACCACCAAACAGGGATTCAATCAGGCGCAATACGTACCGAAATTTTTAAACGCCTATAATTATGCTACGCTGTATAACGAAGCTCTCACCAACGACGGCTTGCCAGCTCGCTACTCGACTGTTGATCTGGACGCGTATAAAACCGGATCTGACCCTGTTTTTCATCCAGATGTAAACTGGTATGATCAGGTGTTGCGGCCAACGGCACCCGTCTCCAGTTACAACCTGACCTTTGGTGGGGGCGATAAATTCGTTCGGTACTTCGTCACGCTGAATGCGATCAACAGCCAGGGTTTGTTCAAAAAATTCGGCGATATGAATGAAGAAAGCTCCAATTCAAAATACGCCAAATATAACTTTCGGACCAATCTGGATGTAAACCTAACCGACCGGCTTTCTGCCGAATTTAAAATTGCCGGGGCATTCGAACAGACCAACAACCCAAATAACTACACAACCG
This window harbors:
- a CDS encoding RagB/SusD family nutrient uptake outer membrane protein; the encoded protein is MKKIVSFITILVCCFITTSCNKNFLDKAPGVDLTEDNAFLNKANLETFITTIYRYGVHSNFRYRIQGEAVTTPASYYIPFSGVNTTDCIHPSSSISDEGDASEASFVHSNRWNEGTVLPATIVNLEDFRYYIRWIALRQINLVLKRINEVPDADEAYKKQVIAEVKSLRALNYLEMLKRYGGVPIVDQVYEPGEKAVVPRSSFSDCVKFVVKDIDESVPNLPAVYSASQTGRVTALVALAIKAEVLLYAASPQYNTATPVLPMANAADNALICYGNFDQTRWQVAADAAKVALDYALANGYGLIDDPANRNPKELDNGTVGPLGNYRVSWETTNNKELIFMYQGGANNANGITNIGNAPLTFWNASCFGSFWSGISMPLNFLKKYEKLDGTPQTWDAAGGTDLMAKYAELDPRFKQSVIYTNGYYTARDPIAQIYNGGKDYVNCKGGLWLRKYIPRNATSANFVMNDVLFRVNELYLNYAEALNEAAGPVQAAYDAVNTIRTRSGMPNLPQGLTKEQFRQRVRNEIAIEMLNDDHRFWDVKRWLIAEEEGIMKGNMDGLQITRTGTAPNYKYSWKPYTFETRTFNKNMYLHPFPLTEVLKGNLVQNPGW